Below is a genomic region from Phacochoerus africanus isolate WHEZ1 chromosome X, ROS_Pafr_v1, whole genome shotgun sequence.
AGACCTCGCCGCCTCTGCAGCTGCCGCCCACGGGCCAGGATGACAGCCACAGCCCTGGGTCCCCTCCCGGAGCCCGGGGACCCAGGAATGCCCAAGTCGGACAGGGTGACTCCTCTGTGCAGAGCAGCCCTTCCAGCCTTTTCTGTCCCACGTGCCTCCCAGTCCCCGGCCGTGCTTTAGGTCTCAGAGCTCTCATCAGCAGCTACATGGTCGGtcctgccaccaccaccagcatGACGCACCCTCAGGGGGCAAGGGCCACTCTGGTGACTGAACAGAGGGTACCAGGGCCAGCCCTTCTGCAGCTCAGACCTGCAGAGGCACCACACCCAGCAGCGGCGGGGGGGAGAGGTGCACGGGGTGAGCCTCCCCATCGCGGCCCAGCTTCCTCCCACCGCCCCCAAGCCTGGCCCTGGCCCGCCTGGGAAGAAAGGGCTGCCCACTGCCGCCTCCACGCACCTGGCGAAACGTGTACTCGGCCACCTGGTAGAAGAGACGCAGTAAGGCAGGGTCCCCGCTCTCACTGTAGCCCATGAGAAAGGCGATCATGGCTTCGCTGTGCGGCCACCAGAGCTTCATGGCCCACTCCAGCTGCGAGCAAGCAGAGGCGGGCGTCTGAGGGCCCAGGGTGCCACCCTTCCGGTCCTGGCTCAGATGCCATCTGGCCTGAGCGTGGGGAGCTTCACGATGGGATGGACGTCCCTGGGGGGCCGAGGGACTAGCTTCCTGACCCGGCTGCAGCCCCAGGAGCCCCTTCCAAAGGCCAAGGGTGGGGCAGGCTCCCCTTTCGCCTTGGAGTCGAGAGCCTTTGTGTCTCGTTAGTCTGTCGAAAGCCCCTTGGACACTCTGCTCCTGCCGGTGGCAGAGCAGCCACCCTCTGTGCACCTCAGCAAGATCCAGGCGCAGTCGCAGACAAGAACAGAAGGGAGCCGGCTGGCTCCCACTGCTGATGCCCCTGAAGATAAAGGAGCCTGGGTCTGCCGTCGTGTTGCTTGCTCCCTTGGGGCATGCCTTTGAGCTTGCGGACCACTGGCACAGGAGTCGAGAGCTCACCACTGGGATCAGAGTGGACCAGTTCACCAGGCCGAGCCCTGGGCCCCTCTGTGAAATGCACGAGGACAGCACCCACCTCCCAGGGCAGGAAGCCTGCAACAGGGGAGGACCATGGCGCCCTGGGCACATCCCCACCTGGGTGGGGCAGAGGCCATCGGCATCCTGGAAGTAGAAGAGGCCTCCGTGATCAGGGTCCCATCCGGAGCGGAAAGGCAGTAGCAGGAACGTGTCGATGATGTGGGCTCGAAGTTTGGCATCACCGCTCCGGCTGCTGTGGCGGAGCAGGAACCAGCCAGCTTCCAGCGCGTGGCCTGGTGAGGACTCGGGGTGAGGCAGGCAGCGGGTCCTTCCCCAGGCAGGGGCTCAAGGCCCTGCTCAGACCACTGACTCGCTTCCTCTCTTCCCCACAGTGGGAGCTGCTCTGAGCTCCCCTGGAGACAGCCGGCCCTCCCAGTCCGTGCCAGTCGCTCTCGTGCGGCTGACGCCCTGGCACAGGAGCCGCATCTCCCCTTCTCCACCTGGTGCTCCGGGgcggagggtggagggaggcctTCCCCACGCTCCCCGCCCCATCACCTGGGTTCTGGTGTCTCCCCAGGCAGCCAGAAAGTTCCTCGCCATCTTCCGACACATTCTCCAGCACAGCCTGCCCATCCCTCTGccgagggaggaggagagaggccgCTGGGCCTcggcgcccccccaccccccaccccatcatcCAACCAGCAAGatgcccctcccctgctccctccctcctgatCTGCGGGCTTGGGTGGCCTGGCTCTGAGGAGCATTTGAGAGGGAGTCCATTCACTCCCAAGGGTCTGAGTGGGTTCTAACCCTTGCTCTGGGCCTGGGTGTGTAGGCTAAGACGCTGAACGGGGACTGAGCTTGGGCGGACTGGACTGCCCACAGAGGCCCGGGACCAGCTTGGTTCTGGGCCGGGTTTCCTGCGCCGTGCGGTGTCTGGGGCTCTGACCCCGACCCTCGGGCCCTCAGTCCCCCCCAGGCTCCCTTGgagccctcctccccttcccgaGGGGCCCGGGCCACACCTCACCCTGGCCCGGCCTCCCCATGCCTCCAGGTGCCTGAAGGGGGCCTTCGGGGCCCAGCTGGAGCGAGGGAGGcgccccggggtgggggcgggggctgccctgccccccagctcccagggcccGTCTGGCACCGGTGTCTGCCCCCGGGCCCTACCTGGACGTGCTGCAGGATCCTCCGAGCGCACCAGTGCCCCAGCTGCGCGTAGCGGCCCGCCAGCTCCTCGTCCTCCTCCCCGAGCTGCTCCACCAGGCACAGCAGCATCATGGGCACTGCCATGGACTCCGAGGCCACGGCCCCGGGGAGCTGGGGCCGGCCCAGCCCGGAGGGGTCCTCTCGCACCCAGTGCACGATCTGATCCATCATCTCCACCGCTTCgctctgggggtggagggagaagaggcTCAGGCTGAGGCTGCATGCCATCCAGTCTGGTCCCCCAGGTCCTGACCTGCCAGGTCCCCAGGGCTCAGTCCTGGGGTGGGAGAGCTGTGTCCTCCCACCCACTCATAGGACACCTCACCAAGGCCTGCTTTGGGGCCTGGGCCTGGTCTCCGGGTGCAGACCATTCCCGGGCAGTGAGGTCAGGTCTAAACGCCAGAGGGGGACCGGGCGAGGGGGGTGCAGGGAGCGAGCGGCCCCTCCCAGCCAGGGCAGCTCCCTTCAAAACTAAGCAGGACCCTGCGGGGCCTTCTGGGTGATAGGCGTCCCCTGTGTCCCTCACCCCTTATTTGTAGGCAAGCGTTAGCCCTCTAGGctttccccaagttccaaagagcaaactTGACCGGAGAAGTGAGCAAaggcagaaacaaaagaaaacagtccAACAAGACGAAATAATAACAGTTTAGCCATGAGAAAAAGCCAAGGACATTCTAGCTCCTCCTCAAAGGCTGTAGGTGACATCCGGACTGACACGCTCACCGCGTGGAAGACGTTAACTGCTGCCCAGGGGCACGTAGACCCCAGACccgttggaaccagaaggttgatgatgcggCCTCCCgatgacctcaccacccacccatcAGAAGAATGTccctcacctggcttttaaaGACCCTCCCCTGAAAGCCGCcggggagtttgggtcttttgagcacggagctgccttttctctctgcttgGCCTCACGCTGGGTGCCCCGCGCTTTGGTTGGGAACCACCTCTGTGCCCAGGGTCCCTGTGGGGCTGTGGGAGCGGGGGCAGGAACACCCGCAGGCCCACAGTGAACGTGCGGGGGCCCAGAGGACGGGTTGCCATCGATGACAGACCCGGCCTGCGGACAGGACCCGGGCAGCGGCTCGCACACGGGGACGCAGGCGAGGGAGGGCGCGGAGCCTCCCCAGGCAGCCTTCCTCCCGCGCACCTGGTACCGTGCCTCCGCCGTCACCCTCCACAGCTCGTTCATGGCCATGGTGTAGAAGCATTCACTGAAGATGCTCCGCTGCACCTTGACGGGCCGGCCATCCCGCGTCAGCACAAAGGCACACTTCTTTTCAGGAGGTGCCACTCGGGCATGGCGCAGCAAAAATTCGCCCCCTGGTGGTCAGGAAGGTGGCAGCTAGAACTCGGGGGAGGACGGCCccgccacccctccctccctgcctgtgaGCCTTCAAGGCCTTTCGTTGCTTCTAGAGCCCTCTAGGAACTAGGCACACGTGGTGCACGACTGGGTAACTTGAAGGGGCCTCCACGatgctggggacagg
It encodes:
- the RENBP gene encoding N-acylglucosamine 2-epimerase — translated: MEKERETLQAWKERVGQELDRVMAFWLEHSHDREHGGFFTCLGRDGRVYDDLKYVWLQGRQVWMYCRLYRKLERFHRPELLDAAKAGGEFLLRHARVAPPEKKCAFVLTRDGRPVKVQRSIFSECFYTMAMNELWRVTAEARYQSEAVEMMDQIVHWVREDPSGLGRPQLPGAVASESMAVPMMLLCLVEQLGEEDEELAGRYAQLGHWCARRILQHVQRDGQAVLENVSEDGEELSGCLGRHQNPGHALEAGWFLLRHSSRSGDAKLRAHIIDTFLLLPFRSGWDPDHGGLFYFQDADGLCPTQLEWAMKLWWPHSEAMIAFLMGYSESGDPALLRLFYQVAEYTFRQFRDPEYGEWFGYLSQEGKVALTIKGGPFKGCFHVPRCLAMCEEMLSALLSRLA